One window of the Blastocatellia bacterium genome contains the following:
- a CDS encoding TonB-dependent receptor: protein MRRLAAFALIASLLWTFGASLAGAQTILGSISGVVTDPRGDPIQGATVTIKNEDTGLTRVLTTNETGFYRADSLPIGENYTITVENPGFKKEVRTKIAVRAVAITRVDIQLQVGEIAEVVEVTATAAELLERTEARVAKSIESRQVFELPGRNTLTGLALLVPGTVPNIPGMPGSGFATSGGRSRSNNFNLDGSNNNDDSLSIPRQTVPPEAIAEFQIVTNNFNAEQGRNSGAVINVITKSGTNEYHGTLHWTWAGNGLNALTLQQERVYRGALQQGLPKHQALRSAKNPTVDNLGGFTIGGPIIREKTFFFGSYDFDLFRSTIGSAARNAITREGLDLIRANAAAQGFRPEAIDFLANTFPVANDFSTRFNVNVAAPGQPALLIPFARFNRGAVETLKYDTNFHRFLARLDHRFGEKDQIFGRYLFDDSDDPGTPASLRGQEIGTAVRNQSLTLVHTHVFSPRAVNEFRFAYNRRAITFPLGETVRRFGAFSVGGVGGAFTLGNVNFPQFRTDNIYQYANKYTFTFGRHSLRAGVDIRRVQLNSFFAPVVDGQVTYPNLRAFLRDENATFNQYAGEAYVPSRLTELGAFIQDDLRLTPTLTLNLGLRYEYTGTPFNYFSNAKPDINNWGPRFGFAWNPKTERTGFWGWLTGGDKLVIRGGYSLTYDQIFQNILLNTSRNYPRGVQVALGPISGQRLFLRSNWPSPPTPQDFVRLGGNPDLLPYRYFSLNKRVSQPYTNQYSLTLQRQFLNDYVISIGYVGTRALKLVREYETNIGFFKAAVDRNPSAYQSVLPFLQLTTRGGQPVYLRDPARGSILVGDGHAQSWYNSLQVSVDKRLSRGLQFGAAYTYSSYISTSDDILGAWLAQTLPANPINARLDRGRSIYDRPHRFVINYVWDIPGYKGESGFLRQTLSGWRLSGITTFQSGTPYSVFNNNNALGILPGQITTIAFSQRVSINPGGDPLLVTGVGADGRPLNPNAYWIVPGTNSGIVGNSGRNRFRTEGVNNFDMALVKEIRITESQNLQIRWEVFNVFNHRQFIYPPPNFLSETTLVGPTQPDLNLGWSHLGLTGATPGGRSMIFTVRYNF from the coding sequence ATGAGACGACTCGCTGCGTTCGCGCTCATCGCGAGCTTGCTCTGGACTTTCGGGGCGAGCCTCGCGGGTGCTCAAACGATCTTGGGATCCATCTCCGGTGTCGTGACGGATCCCCGAGGCGATCCCATCCAAGGGGCGACGGTCACGATCAAGAACGAGGACACGGGATTGACGCGCGTCCTGACGACGAACGAGACGGGATTTTATCGTGCGGATTCGCTCCCGATCGGAGAGAACTACACGATTACCGTCGAAAATCCTGGATTCAAGAAGGAGGTTCGCACGAAGATCGCTGTGCGCGCGGTGGCCATTACGCGCGTGGACATTCAACTCCAGGTGGGGGAGATCGCGGAAGTCGTGGAGGTGACGGCGACAGCGGCCGAGCTGCTCGAACGCACGGAAGCACGAGTGGCGAAGTCTATTGAAAGCCGGCAGGTCTTCGAGCTACCCGGGCGCAATACGCTGACGGGCTTGGCGTTGTTGGTTCCCGGGACGGTTCCGAATATCCCCGGTATGCCCGGCTCCGGCTTCGCCACCAGCGGCGGACGTTCCCGTTCGAACAACTTCAATTTGGATGGCTCGAACAACAATGACGACTCGCTCTCGATCCCGCGTCAGACGGTTCCTCCTGAGGCGATCGCTGAATTTCAGATTGTGACGAACAACTTCAATGCGGAGCAAGGGCGCAATTCCGGAGCCGTCATCAACGTCATCACCAAGTCGGGGACGAACGAATACCACGGAACGTTGCACTGGACGTGGGCGGGCAACGGGTTGAACGCTCTGACCCTGCAGCAGGAGCGCGTATATCGAGGAGCCTTGCAGCAAGGTCTGCCTAAGCATCAAGCGTTGCGCTCAGCGAAGAATCCGACTGTGGATAACCTCGGAGGGTTCACAATCGGCGGTCCGATCATCCGGGAGAAGACCTTCTTCTTCGGATCTTACGACTTCGACCTGTTCCGCAGCACGATCGGATCGGCCGCGCGCAATGCGATCACGCGCGAAGGGCTGGACCTCATTCGAGCGAATGCCGCGGCTCAAGGGTTCCGACCGGAGGCGATCGATTTCCTTGCCAATACGTTCCCCGTAGCCAATGACTTCTCGACCCGATTCAACGTGAACGTGGCGGCGCCTGGACAACCGGCGCTGTTGATTCCCTTCGCCCGTTTCAATCGCGGAGCTGTCGAGACGCTCAAGTACGATACGAACTTCCATCGGTTCCTGGCGCGGCTCGATCATCGCTTCGGCGAGAAGGATCAGATTTTCGGCCGTTACCTCTTCGACGACAGCGACGATCCGGGGACACCGGCCTCGCTGCGCGGACAGGAGATCGGCACGGCCGTGCGGAACCAGAGCTTGACACTCGTTCACACGCACGTCTTCTCGCCGCGCGCGGTGAATGAATTCCGCTTCGCCTATAATCGCCGGGCCATCACGTTCCCCTTGGGCGAGACGGTGCGCCGCTTCGGGGCGTTCTCCGTCGGTGGGGTAGGAGGCGCCTTCACCCTCGGGAACGTCAACTTCCCGCAGTTCCGCACCGACAACATCTACCAATACGCGAACAAGTACACGTTCACGTTCGGGCGCCATTCGCTGCGAGCGGGCGTGGACATTCGTCGCGTGCAGTTGAACTCCTTCTTCGCGCCGGTCGTGGATGGGCAGGTGACGTATCCGAACCTGCGCGCCTTCCTGCGCGACGAGAACGCGACGTTCAACCAGTATGCCGGCGAAGCCTATGTTCCCAGCCGGTTGACCGAACTGGGCGCGTTCATCCAGGATGATCTCCGGCTCACGCCAACCTTGACCCTCAATCTGGGCCTCCGCTACGAATACACGGGGACGCCCTTCAACTACTTCTCGAATGCGAAGCCGGACATCAACAACTGGGGACCGCGCTTCGGGTTCGCCTGGAATCCGAAGACCGAGCGGACGGGATTCTGGGGATGGCTCACTGGTGGCGACAAGCTCGTGATTCGTGGTGGCTACTCGCTCACCTATGATCAGATCTTCCAGAACATCCTGCTCAACACCTCGCGGAACTACCCACGTGGTGTGCAAGTGGCGCTCGGCCCGATCTCTGGTCAGCGGCTCTTCTTGCGCAGCAACTGGCCTTCGCCGCCAACACCTCAGGACTTCGTGCGCTTGGGCGGAAATCCCGACTTGTTGCCGTATCGGTACTTCTCCCTCAACAAGCGCGTCAGCCAGCCCTACACGAACCAATACAGCCTGACGCTACAACGGCAGTTCCTCAACGATTACGTCATTAGCATCGGCTACGTCGGCACGCGCGCGCTCAAGCTGGTCCGCGAATACGAGACCAACATCGGCTTCTTCAAGGCTGCAGTGGATCGCAATCCGTCCGCGTATCAGAGCGTCCTGCCCTTCCTGCAGTTGACCACGCGAGGGGGACAGCCTGTGTACCTGAGGGATCCGGCGCGCGGGTCCATCCTGGTCGGCGATGGGCATGCGCAATCCTGGTATAACTCGCTGCAGGTCTCCGTGGACAAGCGCCTGAGCCGCGGGCTGCAATTCGGCGCCGCTTACACCTACTCCAGTTACATCAGCACGAGCGATGACATCCTGGGAGCCTGGCTGGCTCAAACGCTGCCGGCCAACCCCATCAATGCGCGATTGGATCGCGGTCGCTCGATCTACGATCGCCCGCATCGGTTCGTGATCAACTACGTGTGGGATATCCCGGGCTATAAGGGCGAGAGCGGATTCCTGCGGCAGACGCTCTCGGGATGGCGCCTCTCCGGAATCACCACGTTCCAGTCGGGGACGCCGTACTCGGTCTTCAACAACAACAACGCGCTCGGCATCCTGCCCGGGCAGATCACCACGATCGCCTTCTCGCAACGCGTCTCGATCAATCCGGGTGGAGATCCTCTGCTCGTCACGGGTGTTGGCGCGGATGGGCGTCCGCTCAACCCGAACGCCTACTGGATCGTCCCCGGGACGAACTCGGGGATCGTGGGGAACTCCGGGCGGAACCGCTTCCGGACCGAGGGTGTGAACAACTTCGACATGGCGCTGGTGAAGGAGATCCGGATCACCGAGAGCCAGAACCTGCAAATCCGATGGGAAGTCTTCAACGTCTTCAACCATCGCCAGTTCATCTATCCGCCGCCCAACTTCCTGTCGGAGACGACACTGGTGGGGCCGACGCAGCCGGATCTGAACCTCGGATGGTCGCATCTGGGGTTGACCGGCGCGACGCCTGGCGGCCGGAGCATGATCTTCACCGTGCGGTATAACTTCTGA
- a CDS encoding xanthine dehydrogenase family protein subunit M — protein sequence MIPTTFEYFRPTALSEALALLEQHRDEAKLLAGGHSLIPLMKLRLAQPRYIIDLGGVKELSYIRESGDHLLIGAMTRHVEVETSEVLRQRCPLLAETAHQIGDVQVRNMGTIGGSLAHADPAADYPAAILALGAELRAVSTRGERWIPAEDFFVDMLTTALEPGEILVEVKVPALGPRTGAAYVKVAQKASGYALCGVAVVLAVDSNGVCQDAAVGITGVAPKAYRARAVEDALRGRMLDASTIADASAKAAEGIDPLEDLHASAEYRAHLARVWCRRAIEQARARV from the coding sequence ATGATCCCAACGACATTCGAGTACTTTCGACCGACCGCGCTCTCAGAAGCGCTCGCTCTTTTGGAGCAGCATAGGGATGAAGCGAAACTCCTAGCTGGCGGACATAGTTTGATCCCGCTCATGAAGCTGCGATTGGCGCAGCCGCGATACATCATTGATCTCGGCGGCGTGAAGGAGCTGTCATATATTCGGGAGTCGGGGGATCATCTGCTCATCGGTGCGATGACTCGACACGTGGAGGTGGAGACCTCCGAGGTGCTGCGGCAGCGATGTCCGCTTTTGGCGGAGACGGCGCACCAAATTGGAGATGTGCAAGTGCGGAATATGGGAACGATCGGAGGCAGCCTGGCGCATGCCGATCCAGCGGCTGATTATCCGGCGGCCATTTTGGCGTTGGGAGCCGAGCTGCGCGCCGTGAGCACACGGGGAGAGCGGTGGATCCCTGCCGAAGATTTCTTCGTGGACATGTTGACGACGGCTCTTGAACCGGGGGAGATTCTGGTGGAGGTGAAAGTGCCGGCGCTCGGGCCGCGCACAGGGGCGGCGTATGTGAAGGTCGCGCAAAAGGCATCTGGATACGCGCTATGTGGCGTGGCCGTCGTGCTCGCCGTGGATTCAAATGGCGTTTGTCAGGATGCAGCTGTGGGGATCACGGGCGTCGCGCCGAAGGCCTATCGCGCGCGGGCTGTTGAGGATGCGCTTCGGGGACGAATGCTGGACGCCTCCACGATCGCCGACGCTTCAGCGAAAGCTGCCGAGGGCATTGATCCGCTCGAGGACTTGCACGCTTCGGCGGAGTATCGCGCGCACTTGGCCCGCGTTTGGTGCCGACGGGCGATTGAACAAGCGCGCGCGAGAGTCTGA
- the cutA gene encoding glyceraldehyde dehydrogenase subunit alpha, whose amino-acid sequence MAMGKKVVGEPIPRVEDQRLITGRSQYVDDIVRPRMVYAAILRSIYAHARLKAVNVEKARQAPGVIAVLTGEDVREKIGPVPVASRLPDLKIPKHPVLAVGKVNYVGEPIAVVVAENRYLARDAVDLIEVEYEPLDVVVDPEQALADGAPVIHEEFGTNVAFVWQLSGGDIERAFREADTVVAQRMVNQRLIPVAMEPRGVVAEYLPGEGQLTVWTSTQIPHLLRTQLAAMLGMAENRVRVIAPEVGGGFGSKLNVYAEEALVGYLALQLGRPVKWIETRRENFLSTIHGRGQIAEVEAAVKRDGTVLGLRYKIIQDVGAYHQLLTPAIPTLTGLMATGPYKIPNLHVQVIGVFTNKMATDAYRGAGRPEATYLLERMMDRIAGELGLDPVEVRMRNFPQPEEFPFPTASGLAYDSGNYQQALRRAVELVGYEKLRQEQQQLRQQGRYLGIGISTYVEICALGPSPALPAGGWESATVRVEPTGKVTVLTGASPHGQGQETSFAQIVVDELGVELADVRVIHGDTAIVQYGIGTFGSRATAVGGTAVYGALQKVKEKATRLAAHLLGEENVANVGFEDGRFFLKDNPERRVTFQEVALAAYLAKSLPSGMEPGLEATYFFEPSNFTFPFGAHIAVVEVDPETGDVQFRRYVAVDDCGRVINPLLVDGQVHGGIVQSLGQALLEEAVYDENGQLVTGELTEYAIPKATDVPWFETERTETPSPVNPLGVKGVGEAGTIAATPAIVNAVLDALAPFGVRHLDMPLKPEKIWRAIRGA is encoded by the coding sequence ATGGCAATGGGGAAGAAGGTCGTTGGCGAACCCATTCCGCGCGTGGAGGATCAGCGGTTGATCACAGGGCGATCGCAATACGTGGATGACATCGTGCGGCCGCGGATGGTCTACGCGGCGATTCTGCGCAGCATTTATGCCCACGCGCGCTTGAAGGCGGTGAATGTGGAGAAGGCGCGGCAAGCGCCTGGGGTGATCGCTGTTCTCACTGGGGAAGACGTGCGCGAGAAGATCGGTCCGGTTCCCGTAGCGAGCCGGTTGCCGGATTTGAAGATTCCCAAGCATCCAGTGCTGGCGGTGGGGAAGGTGAATTACGTCGGGGAGCCAATCGCCGTCGTCGTGGCGGAGAATCGGTATCTGGCGCGCGACGCCGTGGATTTGATCGAAGTGGAGTACGAACCGCTGGATGTCGTCGTCGATCCCGAGCAAGCGCTCGCCGATGGAGCGCCGGTGATTCACGAGGAGTTCGGGACGAACGTCGCCTTCGTATGGCAGTTGAGCGGGGGAGATATCGAGCGAGCCTTTCGTGAAGCCGATACGGTGGTCGCGCAGCGGATGGTGAATCAACGGCTCATTCCCGTTGCGATGGAGCCCCGTGGGGTCGTGGCGGAGTATCTCCCCGGTGAGGGGCAGCTCACCGTTTGGACTTCGACGCAGATCCCTCATCTTTTGCGCACGCAATTGGCCGCCATGTTGGGGATGGCTGAGAATCGCGTGCGAGTGATTGCTCCTGAGGTGGGGGGAGGATTTGGGAGCAAACTGAACGTCTATGCGGAAGAAGCTCTTGTGGGATATTTGGCCCTGCAGCTTGGTCGTCCCGTCAAATGGATCGAGACGCGGCGAGAGAATTTCCTTTCAACGATTCACGGGCGTGGACAGATCGCTGAGGTCGAGGCAGCCGTCAAGCGAGATGGGACGGTCCTCGGCTTGCGATACAAAATCATCCAGGACGTCGGCGCGTATCATCAACTGCTGACACCGGCGATTCCGACGCTGACGGGATTGATGGCAACGGGGCCCTATAAGATTCCCAATCTGCATGTTCAGGTCATCGGCGTGTTCACGAACAAGATGGCCACGGATGCGTATCGCGGAGCGGGGCGGCCCGAAGCCACCTACTTGCTCGAGCGCATGATGGATCGGATTGCGGGGGAGCTGGGCCTGGATCCGGTCGAGGTGCGGATGCGTAATTTCCCGCAACCTGAGGAGTTCCCATTTCCGACGGCTAGCGGATTGGCCTACGACAGCGGTAATTATCAACAGGCGCTGCGGCGTGCTGTGGAACTAGTCGGCTATGAGAAACTCCGACAAGAACAACAGCAGCTGCGACAGCAAGGGCGATATCTGGGCATCGGCATCTCAACGTACGTCGAGATTTGCGCTCTGGGGCCTTCGCCTGCACTTCCGGCGGGAGGATGGGAGAGCGCCACAGTACGCGTCGAGCCGACGGGAAAGGTCACCGTCTTGACCGGCGCTTCGCCTCATGGGCAAGGACAGGAAACCTCGTTTGCGCAGATCGTGGTCGATGAGTTGGGGGTTGAGCTAGCGGACGTTCGCGTCATTCACGGCGACACGGCCATTGTGCAATATGGGATTGGGACGTTTGGGAGTCGAGCGACGGCCGTCGGAGGAACGGCCGTCTACGGCGCATTGCAAAAAGTGAAGGAGAAGGCGACGCGTTTGGCCGCCCACTTGTTGGGCGAGGAGAATGTGGCCAACGTGGGATTTGAGGACGGGCGATTCTTCCTCAAGGATAATCCCGAACGTCGGGTGACCTTCCAAGAGGTAGCCTTGGCTGCCTACTTGGCGAAGAGCTTACCATCGGGAATGGAGCCTGGACTTGAAGCGACGTACTTCTTCGAGCCGAGCAATTTCACGTTCCCCTTCGGTGCGCACATCGCCGTCGTGGAGGTGGATCCGGAGACTGGGGATGTGCAGTTCCGACGCTATGTGGCCGTGGATGATTGCGGGCGAGTCATCAATCCGTTGCTCGTGGATGGGCAAGTGCATGGGGGGATTGTTCAGTCGCTTGGACAAGCGCTGCTGGAGGAAGCTGTGTATGACGAGAACGGACAGTTGGTGACGGGCGAGTTGACCGAGTATGCGATCCCGAAGGCGACGGATGTTCCGTGGTTCGAGACGGAGCGCACGGAGACGCCTTCGCCAGTGAATCCGCTCGGCGTCAAGGGAGTTGGTGAGGCGGGGACGATTGCCGCGACGCCTGCGATCGTCAATGCCGTCCTAGATGCGTTGGCACCATTTGGCGTGCGGCATCTGGATATGCCGCTGAAGCCCGAGAAGATCTGGCGGGCGATCCGCGGAGCGTAA
- a CDS encoding (2Fe-2S)-binding protein, translating to MTRTIEVVINGVPYRHEVEPRLLLVHYLRDVVGLTGTHIGCETGLCGACTVLLNGAAVKSCTLFAVQADGATITTIEGLAGDGRLHPIQEGFWQKHGLQCGYCTPGMILAAYQLLSRTLDPSEEEIRRGIEGNLCRCTGYQHIIEAIRYAAEKMRAARGG from the coding sequence GTGACGCGGACAATCGAAGTGGTCATCAATGGAGTGCCTTATCGTCATGAGGTGGAGCCCCGATTGCTGTTAGTCCATTACCTTCGAGATGTCGTCGGGTTGACGGGAACGCACATCGGGTGTGAGACGGGCCTGTGTGGGGCGTGCACCGTGTTGCTCAATGGAGCGGCGGTGAAGTCGTGCACCCTCTTCGCCGTTCAGGCGGATGGGGCGACGATCACGACCATCGAGGGACTGGCTGGGGACGGGCGGCTGCATCCGATTCAAGAGGGGTTTTGGCAGAAGCATGGGTTGCAGTGCGGCTATTGCACGCCGGGGATGATCTTGGCGGCTTATCAATTGCTGTCGCGCACGCTCGATCCCAGCGAGGAGGAGATCCGGCGAGGGATCGAGGGGAATCTCTGCCGCTGCACAGGATATCAGCATATCATCGAGGCCATTCGATATGCAGCGGAGAAGATGCGGGCAGCGCGGGGCGGATAA
- a CDS encoding KH domain-containing protein, producing MKELVEEIVKAMVDYPDQVRVREVAGTGTIVYELRVAKSDLGKVIGKGGENAKAIRTILSAAGMKQKKRVGLEILED from the coding sequence ATGAAGGAATTAGTCGAAGAGATCGTGAAAGCGATGGTGGATTATCCCGATCAGGTCCGCGTTCGGGAGGTCGCCGGAACGGGGACGATCGTCTACGAATTGCGCGTGGCAAAGTCCGATCTGGGAAAGGTCATCGGCAAGGGTGGGGAAAACGCTAAGGCGATTCGGACGATCCTCAGCGCAGCGGGGATGAAGCAGAAGAAGCGGGTGGGGCTGGAGATCCTCGAGGACTGA
- a CDS encoding LON peptidase substrate-binding domain-containing protein, translated as MRKTNDSRRLPIFPLPVVLLPEMRLPLHIFEPRYQLMLRHCLEGDRLFGLSYHSDAEVGRLVVPDLESIGCAAHILHVQPLMDGRANILTIGTDRYRIRRYLSHDPYLLAEVEFFEDVPPEGEERETVTILVAHAAALFSRLLRALRLLQDLPDQPVALPENAERLSFTIAAAVLQQPEELQQVLELVSTRTRLELLLTHLEKLVADYEHRARAHVEAKWNGQRKPPSQVH; from the coding sequence ATGAGGAAGACCAACGACAGCAGGCGATTGCCGATCTTTCCGCTTCCAGTCGTGCTGCTTCCAGAGATGAGGCTTCCACTGCACATCTTTGAACCGCGATATCAGCTCATGCTTCGGCACTGTCTGGAAGGCGATCGCCTCTTCGGCTTGAGCTATCATTCGGACGCCGAGGTCGGCCGATTGGTCGTTCCTGACCTAGAAAGCATCGGCTGTGCAGCACACATCTTGCATGTCCAACCGCTCATGGATGGCCGCGCCAATATTCTCACTATTGGCACGGATCGCTATCGAATCCGCCGGTATCTCTCTCACGATCCCTATTTGCTCGCGGAGGTCGAATTCTTCGAGGATGTCCCTCCGGAAGGCGAGGAGCGAGAGACCGTGACGATCCTCGTCGCTCACGCCGCGGCACTCTTCTCCCGTCTCCTTCGCGCTCTGCGACTCTTGCAAGACTTGCCGGATCAACCGGTCGCCCTACCAGAAAACGCCGAGCGACTCTCGTTCACGATCGCGGCCGCCGTGCTGCAACAGCCGGAAGAGCTGCAGCAGGTCCTCGAGCTGGTCTCCACGCGGACTCGACTCGAGTTGTTGCTCACCCATCTGGAGAAGCTCGTGGCGGATTACGAGCATCGCGCGCGCGCTCATGTGGAAGCGAAGTGGAATGGACAAAGGAAGCCCCCCTCTCAGGTTCACTGA
- a CDS encoding molybdenum cofactor biosynthesis protein MoaE, with protein MIAVKVRFFAQCHERAGTAEYELLLPPSTTVAQALEELYQRFPTLGDLRGRILTAVNEQYATPETPLHAGDILALLPPVSGGQEEDIFELVREPINAHALVRRLLRGAAGAVVIFEGVVREQTAGRRVRYLEYEAYEEMALRMLRQIGREIHERWSIDRIGILHRLGRLEIGESSVVIVVTSAHRRPAFEACEYAINRLKKIVPIWKREHFEDGSVWVEGEWPSLEELPRSELPPT; from the coding sequence ATGATCGCGGTAAAAGTCCGATTCTTCGCGCAATGTCATGAGCGAGCGGGCACTGCCGAATATGAGCTGTTGCTTCCCCCCTCAACCACGGTCGCTCAGGCTCTCGAGGAGCTCTATCAGCGGTTCCCGACGCTCGGCGATCTGCGCGGACGCATCCTCACAGCCGTCAATGAACAATACGCGACGCCGGAGACGCCGCTCCATGCGGGAGATATCCTGGCGCTTTTGCCCCCGGTCAGCGGAGGGCAGGAGGAGGACATCTTCGAACTGGTGCGTGAACCGATTAACGCTCACGCCCTCGTTCGGCGACTCCTTCGAGGAGCGGCCGGAGCAGTCGTCATCTTCGAAGGCGTCGTCCGCGAACAGACGGCCGGTCGGCGCGTCCGCTATCTCGAATACGAGGCCTATGAGGAGATGGCGCTGCGCATGCTCCGGCAAATCGGACGAGAGATCCACGAGCGCTGGTCCATTGATCGAATCGGCATCTTGCATCGGCTCGGGCGATTGGAGATCGGCGAGTCGAGCGTCGTCATCGTCGTGACGTCCGCTCACCGACGCCCCGCTTTTGAGGCTTGCGAATACGCGATCAACCGACTGAAAAAGATCGTCCCGATTTGGAAGCGGGAGCATTTCGAGGATGGAAGCGTCTGGGTGGAAGGAGAATGGCCATCGCTGGAAGAGCTGCCTCGAAGTGAACTACCGCCGACTTGA
- a CDS encoding DNA-3-methyladenine glycosylase, with the protein MSPAATFVSGMSPQGRKLPRAFYARPTLEVAQELLGKYLVHHTADGPIVGRIVETEAYVGPEDRASHAWRGLTPRTAVMFGPPGYAYVYLIYGVHHCLNIVTEREGYPAAVLIRALDPLVSGVENALVMPNGPGKVCRYLAIDRTFNGIDLCGSVLYVEDRGDAVAPDQIVATPRVGVDYAGPWSERLWRFYIRGNPFVSRPGRSSSSRR; encoded by the coding sequence ATGTCCCCGGCGGCGACGTTCGTGAGCGGAATGAGCCCACAAGGGCGAAAATTGCCGCGCGCTTTTTATGCTCGGCCGACACTGGAGGTCGCGCAAGAGCTATTGGGGAAATACCTCGTGCACCATACTGCCGACGGACCGATCGTCGGACGGATTGTTGAAACGGAGGCGTACGTCGGTCCTGAAGATCGCGCGTCGCATGCCTGGCGTGGACTCACTCCGCGGACGGCCGTCATGTTCGGACCCCCGGGATACGCCTATGTCTACCTGATCTACGGCGTACATCATTGCCTCAACATTGTGACCGAGCGAGAGGGATATCCGGCAGCCGTACTCATCCGTGCCCTCGACCCCCTGGTGTCCGGAGTAGAGAATGCCTTGGTCATGCCGAATGGGCCCGGCAAGGTCTGTCGGTATCTGGCGATAGATCGAACGTTCAACGGCATAGATCTATGCGGATCGGTGCTCTATGTGGAAGATCGCGGGGATGCGGTCGCCCCTGATCAGATCGTCGCGACGCCGCGCGTTGGGGTAGACTATGCGGGCCCGTGGAGCGAGAGGCTTTGGCGCTTCTACATCCGTGGGAATCCATTCGTCTCTCGTCCAGGGCGTTCCTCTTCAAGTCGGCGGTAG